A stretch of the Candidatus Krumholzibacteriia bacterium genome encodes the following:
- a CDS encoding 50S ribosomal protein L25 translates to METAHVEVTRRETNGKGGARKLRQTGKLPGIFYGEGEKPQAILLDAVHFETLRRAGAHHRLLEVRWHGESKSEKALVREMQVHPVSRAVLHVDLQRVSMAKRVRMTVPVVLLGKPEGVKTQGGILEHHLREVEVECLPGDIPDEITLEVGHLQIGQAIHVSDLQRPGVQFTSHPETTVVTVSLPAAERAAEEVSPEAAALAAAEPGAEGEKEGEKKEGEKKEGKEKEGKEKSGKEKGSS, encoded by the coding sequence ATGGAGACGGCACACGTGGAAGTGACGCGCCGCGAGACGAACGGCAAGGGCGGCGCCCGCAAGCTGCGCCAGACCGGCAAGCTGCCCGGCATTTTCTATGGGGAAGGGGAGAAGCCGCAGGCAATCCTCCTCGATGCAGTGCACTTCGAGACCTTGCGGCGCGCCGGCGCCCACCACCGTCTCCTGGAGGTGCGCTGGCACGGCGAGTCGAAGAGCGAGAAAGCCCTGGTGCGGGAGATGCAGGTGCATCCGGTGAGCCGGGCGGTGTTGCACGTGGACCTGCAGCGCGTCTCCATGGCGAAGCGCGTGCGCATGACCGTACCGGTCGTGCTCCTCGGCAAGCCCGAGGGGGTCAAGACTCAGGGCGGCATCCTGGAGCACCACCTGCGCGAGGTCGAGGTGGAGTGCCTGCCGGGCGACATCCCGGATGAGATCACCCTCGAGGTGGGCCACCTGCAGATCGGGCAGGCGATCCACGTCTCCGACCTGCAGCGACCGGGGGTCCAGTTCACCAGCCATCCGGAGACCACGGTGGTCACGGTGAGCCTGCCGGCGGCGGAGCGCGCCGCGGAAGAGGTCAGCCCGGAGGCTGCGGCTCTGGCTGCTGCCGAGCCCGGAGCCGAGGGCGAGAAGGAAGGCGAAAAGAAGGAAGGCGAGAAGAAGGAAGGCAAGGAAAAGGAAGGCAAGGAGAAGTCCGGCAAAGAGAAGGGCTCTTCCTGA
- a CDS encoding ribose-phosphate pyrophosphokinase, whose amino-acid sequence MAKNRLRLICGNASRDLAEAVCRHLGQPLGRAEVTRFADGEIFVQIEENVRGVDVFIMQSTYPPADHLMELLMLVDACRRASAGRITAVIPYFGYARADRKDQPRVSITAKLCANLIVQTGTDRVLTVDLHSSQIQGFFDIPLDHLYAAPVLMQYIGGLDLKDVVVVAPDAGGVKMGRAFAKRLGADLAIVDKRRTGPDQAELMNVIGEVEGRDCLILDDLISTGGTLCQAALELQRRGARRIIAAASHGVFSGTAFQRLQEAPIDEVTVTNTLPLRSPDVPAKVRVLDISKLLSKAILNIHHEESISSLFI is encoded by the coding sequence ATGGCGAAGAATCGGCTGCGGCTCATCTGCGGCAACGCCAGCCGCGATCTCGCCGAGGCGGTCTGCCGGCACCTGGGGCAGCCACTCGGGCGCGCCGAAGTCACCCGTTTCGCCGACGGCGAGATCTTCGTGCAGATCGAGGAGAATGTGCGCGGCGTGGACGTGTTCATCATGCAGTCCACCTATCCGCCGGCGGACCATCTGATGGAGCTGCTCATGCTCGTCGACGCCTGCCGGCGCGCCTCCGCCGGCCGCATCACCGCGGTGATCCCTTACTTCGGCTACGCTCGCGCCGACCGCAAGGACCAGCCGCGCGTCTCCATCACCGCCAAGCTCTGCGCCAACCTCATCGTCCAGACGGGGACGGATCGGGTCCTCACGGTGGACCTGCATTCGTCGCAGATCCAGGGTTTCTTCGACATCCCCCTGGATCATTTGTATGCGGCGCCGGTGCTCATGCAGTACATCGGCGGTCTGGACTTGAAGGACGTCGTCGTGGTGGCGCCCGATGCGGGCGGGGTCAAGATGGGCCGCGCCTTCGCCAAGCGCCTGGGGGCGGACCTGGCCATCGTGGACAAGCGCCGCACCGGTCCGGATCAGGCGGAGCTCATGAACGTGATCGGCGAGGTGGAGGGCCGGGACTGCCTGATCCTCGACGATCTCATCAGCACCGGCGGCACCCTGTGCCAGGCGGCGCTGGAGCTGCAGCGGCGCGGGGCGCGGCGGATCATCGCCGCCGCCTCGCATGGCGTCTTCTCCGGCACCGCGTTCCAGCGTCTCCAGGAGGCTCCCATCGACGAGGTGACGGTGACGAACACGCTGCCGTTGCGCTCGCCCGACGTGCCCGCCAAGGTGCGGGTCCTGGACATTTCGAAGCTGTTGAGCAAGGCCATCCTCAACATCCATCACGAGGAATCGATCAGCTCGTTGTTCATTTGA
- a CDS encoding peptidyl-prolyl cis-trans isomerase translates to MTRRSRFGWGVVLAVVLGVLACSKGEKGAESPDRVLARVGKEKITEADMREAIDAMPKHEQAQYQTVMGRKRLLDMLVDRLLLVAAAEDKGMDQTPDVTSRMEEMRRSLLTAAYRDYMVEQLPKPTEEDLKAYYDGHHEEFTVLPRVNASWIKCATKAKAEAARQRVVGKGEHFGTVAREVSIDECSKKDNGLLGYFNPAGYVRCIGNRPEFSQRVFELEAEDVSEVFPWDNGWAIVKVHEKTTERQEPFSKARDRIAARLRPQLSDSLLQAELQLLRQRIGVEMLVDAAAELADKSAEDLMKMATEGTSPIDKIEIYKVLLQKYPHHERADEAQFMIGFVLSEELHDYDTARKEYQKVLDNYPDSDVRDSVLYMMQNMGRNEAPEFQEAQPAPQTGR, encoded by the coding sequence ATGACCAGGCGGTCCAGGTTCGGCTGGGGCGTGGTGCTCGCGGTGGTGCTCGGCGTTCTCGCCTGCAGCAAGGGCGAGAAAGGGGCCGAGTCGCCGGACCGGGTGCTGGCCCGAGTCGGCAAGGAAAAGATCACCGAGGCGGACATGCGCGAGGCCATCGACGCCATGCCGAAGCACGAGCAGGCTCAGTACCAGACCGTCATGGGCCGCAAGCGCCTGCTCGACATGCTCGTCGACCGGCTCCTCCTCGTGGCTGCAGCCGAGGACAAGGGCATGGACCAGACTCCCGATGTGACTTCGCGGATGGAGGAGATGCGCCGGAGCCTCCTCACCGCCGCTTACCGCGACTACATGGTGGAGCAACTGCCGAAGCCCACGGAAGAGGACCTGAAGGCCTATTACGATGGGCACCACGAGGAGTTCACCGTGCTACCGAGGGTGAACGCTTCCTGGATCAAATGCGCCACCAAGGCGAAGGCCGAGGCGGCGCGCCAGCGCGTCGTCGGCAAGGGCGAGCACTTCGGCACCGTGGCGCGCGAAGTCAGCATCGACGAGTGCTCGAAGAAGGACAATGGTCTGCTCGGGTACTTCAACCCGGCGGGCTACGTGCGTTGCATCGGCAACCGGCCGGAATTCTCCCAGCGGGTGTTCGAGCTCGAGGCTGAGGACGTGAGTGAGGTGTTCCCTTGGGACAACGGCTGGGCCATCGTCAAGGTGCACGAGAAGACCACGGAACGGCAGGAACCGTTCAGCAAGGCCCGGGACCGCATCGCCGCCCGGCTGCGCCCGCAGCTCTCCGACTCGCTGCTGCAGGCCGAGCTCCAGCTTCTCCGCCAGCGGATCGGGGTGGAGATGCTGGTGGACGCGGCGGCGGAGCTGGCCGACAAGTCCGCTGAAGATCTGATGAAGATGGCCACGGAAGGCACCAGCCCGATCGACAAGATCGAGATCTACAAGGTGCTCCTGCAGAAGTACCCGCATCACGAGAGGGCCGACGAGGCCCAGTTCATGATCGGATTCGTGCTCTCCGAGGAGCTCCACGACTACGATACCGCCCGCAAGGAGTACCAGAAGGTTCTGGACAACTATCCGGACTCGGACGTCCGCGATTCCGTGCTCTATATGATGCAGAACATGGGTCGTAACGAGGCACCGGAGTTCCAGGAAGCGCAGCCAGCGCCGCAAACCGGGCGGTAG
- the rplI gene encoding 50S ribosomal protein L9, with the protein MELILIEHVEGLGRRGEVVKVRPGYARNFLLPRKLALQATAGAKRLVGQESRKFEVTDQRARTDATALSERLGGVELSLPVKADEDGKLYGSVGPAEIQHGLAVQGITVERKQIVLAQHIKMLGSYEVPVRLHLDVRGTVKVSVVQE; encoded by the coding sequence ATGGAACTGATTCTGATCGAGCACGTGGAAGGCCTTGGCCGGCGCGGTGAGGTCGTCAAAGTGCGACCCGGATATGCGCGCAACTTCCTGCTGCCCCGCAAGCTGGCCCTGCAAGCCACGGCCGGGGCCAAGCGCCTCGTAGGGCAGGAGTCCCGGAAGTTCGAGGTCACCGATCAGCGGGCCCGCACCGACGCCACGGCGCTGTCGGAGCGCCTGGGGGGCGTGGAGCTCTCCTTGCCGGTGAAAGCCGACGAGGACGGCAAGCTCTATGGCTCGGTGGGTCCGGCGGAGATCCAGCATGGCCTGGCGGTACAGGGCATCACGGTGGAGCGCAAGCAAATCGTCCTGGCCCAGCACATCAAGATGCTGGGTAGCTACGAGGTGCCGGTGCGCTTGCATCTGGATGTCCGCGGCACCGTCAAGGTGAGCGTGGTGCAGGAGTAG
- the pth gene encoding aminoacyl-tRNA hydrolase, translating to MWAVFGLGNPGKRYASTRHNVGFLVVDELAARHGGDFRRREGLWVTEVERAGASLLLVKPGTYVNRSGAAARAVLEAYGLAPENLLVVVDDVYLPFGRLRLRPGGSAGGHNGLLSIETALQTQAYPRLRVGVGAPDATGKLVEHVLGEFEAEEREALPASVSRAADAVEIVLDHGVARARPLVNAAPTPEAEPG from the coding sequence GTGTGGGCGGTGTTCGGCCTCGGCAATCCGGGGAAGCGCTATGCGTCCACCCGGCACAACGTGGGCTTCCTCGTCGTCGACGAGCTCGCGGCGCGGCACGGCGGCGACTTTCGTCGCCGCGAGGGACTTTGGGTGACCGAGGTCGAGCGCGCCGGCGCGTCGCTTCTCCTGGTCAAGCCGGGGACCTACGTCAATCGTAGCGGCGCTGCGGCGCGTGCGGTGCTCGAGGCGTACGGGCTCGCCCCGGAAAACCTCTTGGTCGTGGTGGACGACGTCTATCTCCCCTTCGGCCGCCTGCGGCTTCGACCGGGTGGCAGCGCTGGTGGCCACAATGGCCTGCTCTCCATCGAAACGGCGCTCCAGACACAAGCGTATCCCCGCTTGCGTGTCGGGGTCGGTGCGCCCGACGCCACCGGGAAACTAGTGGAGCATGTGCTCGGCGAGTTCGAAGCGGAAGAGCGCGAGGCCCTGCCGGCCTCCGTCAGCCGCGCCGCCGACGCCGTCGAGATCGTCCTCGACCACGGCGTCGCACGGGCCCGCCCGCTGGTGAACGCCGCACCCACTCCCGAGGCGGAGCCAGGCTGA
- the ispE gene encoding 4-(cytidine 5'-diphospho)-2-C-methyl-D-erythritol kinase — translation MDTAQALPVGALGLRAFAKLNLHLEVLRRRPDGYHDVETVLQSVSLCDSLHLVPRPSGLSLLCDAPGVPRGEDNLSMRAARALLAAAGLSAPPRGVRLDLYKSIPAAAGCGGASADAAATLIGLNVFWELGCTPETLESVGATLGSDVPFCLRGGTALGRGRGERLVSLPALPRTSFLLVFPGIPVLSSWAYANLHMGLTRRSHALNLDRLKPILARYPEAGQSFYNRLEDAVCPAHPELVEIASRLQQSGAPVAMMTGSGSGMFAAFATPEAAARAERGLLRRGWRTVLVESVQSGVEFFR, via the coding sequence ATGGACACGGCGCAGGCCCTGCCGGTGGGTGCCCTCGGTCTGCGCGCCTTCGCCAAGCTCAACCTGCATCTGGAAGTGCTGCGCCGCCGGCCCGACGGTTACCACGACGTCGAAACCGTGCTGCAGAGCGTGAGCCTGTGCGACTCGCTGCATCTCGTGCCGCGCCCGAGCGGCCTCTCCCTTCTCTGCGACGCCCCCGGCGTGCCCCGCGGCGAGGACAACCTCAGCATGCGCGCCGCCCGCGCGCTGCTCGCGGCGGCTGGTCTGTCGGCGCCGCCTCGCGGCGTGCGTCTCGATCTCTACAAATCGATCCCGGCGGCAGCGGGCTGCGGCGGCGCCAGCGCCGATGCGGCGGCGACGCTGATCGGACTCAACGTTTTCTGGGAGCTGGGGTGCACGCCGGAAACCCTGGAGAGCGTGGGTGCCACGCTCGGCTCCGACGTGCCGTTCTGCCTGCGCGGCGGGACCGCCCTCGGTCGCGGCCGCGGCGAGCGCCTGGTGTCGCTGCCGGCGCTGCCGCGCACCAGTTTTCTCCTGGTATTTCCGGGGATCCCGGTGCTCTCGTCCTGGGCTTACGCCAATCTCCACATGGGATTGACACGCCGGTCGCACGCACTTAACCTGGACCGCCTCAAGCCGATCCTGGCGCGCTATCCGGAGGCGGGCCAGAGCTTCTACAATCGGCTCGAGGATGCGGTTTGCCCCGCCCATCCCGAGCTCGTCGAGATCGCGTCAAGGCTGCAGCAGAGTGGCGCCCCGGTCGCGATGATGACCGGTAGCGGCAGCGGTATGTTCGCCGCCTTCGCGACGCCCGAAGCTGCGGCGCGGGCCGAGCGGGGACTGCTACGCCGCGGCTGGCGCACGGTCCTCGTCGAGTCGGTCCAGTCCGGCGTGGAATTCTTCCGCTAG
- the rpsF gene encoding 30S ribosomal protein S6, which produces MPKLTKYEFTWILEAQLDETNVGASLEKYAKIVRDQGGEVTTQENWGRKKLAYEIDDKTDGHYLFLRLQATPAIISELNRILRFDEQVLRTLIVQDEEWEAKNLEAAKRAGARPAEPHQTPQVA; this is translated from the coding sequence GTGCCCAAGCTCACCAAGTACGAGTTCACATGGATCCTCGAGGCGCAGCTGGACGAGACGAACGTCGGCGCCAGTCTCGAGAAGTACGCCAAGATCGTCCGCGACCAGGGCGGCGAGGTGACGACGCAGGAGAACTGGGGCCGGAAGAAGCTGGCCTACGAGATCGACGACAAGACCGACGGCCACTACCTGTTCCTGCGCCTGCAGGCGACGCCGGCCATCATCTCCGAGCTGAATCGCATTCTTCGCTTCGACGAGCAGGTGCTGCGCACCCTCATCGTGCAGGACGAGGAGTGGGAAGCGAAGAACCTGGAAGCGGCGAAACGCGCCGGTGCCAGGCCGGCGGAGCCACACCAGACACCGCAGGTGGCCTGA
- a CDS encoding mannose-1-phosphate guanylyltransferase, with translation MHAVIMAGGAGTRFWPRSRARRPKQLLSIDGALSLIRCTFERLLPLVPPERILVVTRAEQEPGVRDELPELPAANLLVEPTGRNTAPAIGLAAAVLQARGAGKDAMVVLPADHVIGREEEFRAVLAAGESVLHDHEVLLTLGITPRRPETGYGYIRCGETVARAAGRAFLRVERFVEKPDLVTARALVADGRHLWNSGMFLWRPARIRAELERHLPALGPGLAQLEKAHGTGAWPAVLQTAYAGFPSVSIDYGVMEKASEVWVLPVDLGWNDVGSWASLAEVRPQDEGGNVLPPGALALQSQRNIVEASGRVVVLLGVSDLIVVDAEDALLVCQRERAQEVGTIPERLRQRGQDSLT, from the coding sequence ATGCATGCGGTGATCATGGCCGGCGGCGCCGGGACGCGCTTCTGGCCCCGCAGCCGCGCCCGGCGCCCGAAGCAGCTCCTCTCCATCGACGGCGCCCTGAGCCTGATCCGCTGCACCTTCGAACGCCTGCTGCCGCTCGTTCCCCCGGAGCGCATCCTCGTCGTCACCCGCGCCGAGCAGGAGCCCGGCGTGCGCGATGAGCTGCCCGAGCTGCCGGCGGCGAACCTCCTCGTCGAACCCACGGGACGGAACACGGCGCCGGCCATCGGCTTGGCGGCGGCGGTGCTGCAAGCCCGCGGCGCTGGCAAGGACGCCATGGTGGTGCTGCCGGCGGATCACGTCATCGGGCGGGAAGAGGAGTTTCGCGCCGTCCTCGCTGCGGGGGAGAGCGTTTTGCACGATCACGAGGTGCTCCTCACCCTGGGGATCACGCCGCGACGGCCGGAAACGGGCTACGGTTACATCCGCTGCGGTGAGACCGTGGCCCGAGCCGCCGGGCGCGCTTTCCTCCGGGTGGAGCGCTTCGTCGAGAAGCCCGACCTGGTCACGGCGCGCGCTCTGGTGGCGGATGGCCGCCACCTGTGGAACAGCGGCATGTTCCTGTGGCGCCCGGCGCGCATCCGCGCCGAGCTGGAGCGGCACCTGCCGGCCCTCGGCCCGGGTCTGGCGCAGCTCGAGAAGGCCCACGGAACTGGCGCCTGGCCGGCGGTGTTGCAGACCGCGTACGCCGGTTTCCCGAGCGTTTCCATCGACTACGGCGTCATGGAAAAGGCCAGCGAGGTCTGGGTGCTGCCGGTGGACCTGGGCTGGAACGATGTCGGTTCCTGGGCGAGCTTGGCGGAAGTCCGGCCCCAGGACGAAGGGGGCAACGTGCTCCCTCCCGGCGCCCTGGCGCTGCAGTCGCAGCGCAACATCGTGGAGGCGAGCGGACGCGTGGTGGTGCTCCTCGGCGTTTCGGATCTCATCGTGGTGGATGCCGAGGACGCTCTGCTCGTCTGCCAACGCGAGCGGGCCCAGGAGGTCGGGACGATTCCGGAACGACTGCGCCAGCGCGGGCAGGACTCCCTGACCTGA
- the rpsR gene encoding 30S ribosomal protein S18 — MPKKKKEKKPGRKKPCKFCMDHVAAIDYKDHNRLRKFVTDRGKIAARRITGTCARHQRQLAIAIKRARHLALLPFVREHYR; from the coding sequence ATGCCGAAGAAGAAGAAGGAAAAGAAGCCGGGTCGGAAGAAGCCGTGCAAGTTCTGCATGGATCACGTGGCCGCCATCGATTACAAGGACCACAACCGCTTGCGCAAGTTCGTGACCGACCGCGGCAAGATCGCGGCGCGGCGCATCACCGGGACCTGCGCTCGGCATCAGCGCCAGCTCGCCATCGCCATCAAACGGGCGCGGCATCTGGCGCTGCTCCCCTTCGTCCGCGAGCACTACCGGTAG